In the genome of Catharus ustulatus isolate bCatUst1 chromosome 1, bCatUst1.pri.v2, whole genome shotgun sequence, the window GGTAGCCAGATTCACTTTCTGTAAACCAGAGAGCATTGCATTATGCCCAAGGCTGAGGTCATGTAGAGGACCAGGAGCCATCTCTGCAGTTCTGAGGATCTCATTTGTGATTTGATAAAGGTTCAACATTGAGATGAAATAGTTGAAAGCAAATATTCTAGAGAAATCTGCCAGGTGGGTGATGAGTAGGTTTTCTGGTCCCCAGCCACTCATTTCAGATAGAGATTCACtaaggaggagctggggaagtgAAGCGTGCTAACAAGATCTCTCTTTTCAGCTTACAAGGAAAAGATGAAGGAGCTGTCCATGCTCTCGCTGATCTGCTCCTGTTTTTACCCAGAACCTCGCAACATGAACATCTATAAATATGATGGTGAGTGCTGTTTACTGGAAATCATCCTGCAGGTCAGAAAGTGTGCTAGTGCTGGGAAACCACTCAGTTCACCTCCTAGTCCATAGTGTTGAGTGGTGGATATTTTGCTGATTTAACAATATAATTGCTGGTTTGGGCTATTACGTTCTATAGAGTGTGCAGTACCCGTGATGCTGGCTATTATTCCTAAAAGGAATTAACTAATGTTAGTCCTTTCATACTGAGCTGTTCTTTCCTTACTCCACATTTGAGAATTACAGCTCTTCATAGCTGGCACAATTcccaagaaaatgaagaaaagatgaaagcctgcttaaaaaattaatcagcTTGGGCACTCAGGGGGTGCAAAATGGCACAGAACCCCAATAAGCTTCCAAAATTGCTgtaaatttttatctttatgaAATTAAGGTATAATTAAACTATTACAGATAAAATGGAATGTACTCCCGAGAACAGTTTTCAGCCCATAATCTGCCATTGGATTTTAAATGCCCAAGGCAAAGATGCTAAATCATTTGTCTGTGCTTGTGGTCCTACTCTGATATCAGTGCTGCTTCTCCCCTCAATCCTGCTGGTGTATTGAAGGACTTACAATTTCCCCCCTTATTGTGCAGACATGGAAGTGAAACAAATCAACAAACGTGCCTCTGGCCAGGCATTTGAACTGATCCTAAAGCCACCATCTCCAGTCTCAGAAGCACCACGAACTTTAGCTTCTCCAAAGAAGAAAGAGCTCTCTCTTGAGGAGATCCAGAAAAAGCTGGAGGCcgcagaggagaggagaaaggtatctttcctttaaaaaaaatgccagTAGTTAGACATGATTTAGTGTACAGAATAGCAGTTGAGTTTCCTATCCATTTGTGTGTTTCCCATTGTCATCACTGACTCATGGTAGCCTACATCATCCATGTGTTTCTAGAAATTAATGAGTTTTCTTTCAGCAGCTTGCAAACAAGCCTCACTGTTTCAATGCTGGGCAAGCACACATCACAAAATAGACAGAGGGGCCAAGTGGATTCAAATGCACTTGCTTACTCTGTGAACATAATTAAGTGGTTCATTCAGGGCATCTGTAATAGTTACTCAAAACCAGGGCAATTATTGTGTCTGAGTTTGAGAGGTAGATCTGCAATTTAAGCAGATCCTCTCTGGGCTACCAGATCTTGACTCCTTGTCGTGTCCATGGAAATACAGGGTCTGCATAAGAGAGCTAAAATGTCTTAATTATGCAGTACAGAGAAACACCCTGAATTGAGTGAGTTTGGATCATTCACACACACTTGAATGAAGAGACTGGTACAGCACAGATGCTAAGAGGCATTTATAACAGTTTCAGTAGTGATGGAAATAGGCATTCTAGGGTTTTCCACAAAGTCTTCCCCTCTTTATGGTCCTACCCATAACGGTAAAGCTCTGTTTCATAATCACTAAGTTTGCCACATAGCATTTGGAAGAGTTGTTACACCTTTTTCACAAAGGCAGCTGGAAATACCCATTAACTGCTTATTTGGCTTTCATCATGACTGACGTATTGCAGAGgtcttcattttctctgtcaGAACTAAATCaggttgcttttcctttttactttttacaaagaaaaaaagacaaactcCAGATCAGATAAGTCAGAAGATGACAATGAGACACTCACCATAGCCAGTCTGAATTGCCTGTCTGGAAATTGTCGGTGTTCCATATATGCCCAGCATTTATGCTGTGTTGCACCATTTCAGAAAAAGTAATGAGTGGCTGCAATGaccacagaaaaatcaaaattgtaATATATTGTTCTGGttaattaatggattttttgcTGACACACAAAAGGAGAGAGACAAAGGATTTAGGATCTTAGGATTTTCTGTGTCCTTCACCGAGGAGATCAATGTTATTGTGGGGCAAATCAGTTTGCACAGTTAAATAGGATCCCCCTGGTACCTGCCTGTGGagtccatggcagagggtttctgaaaatgaaacGAGCTTACATGTCTCTTAAgccttttatttatattttaaataatgtgatTTCTTGCTAAAACTGCTCTTAACAGAACTTTTCCTGATGTCATCAAAAACGTATACAGAAGTTCAGGGACAGCACGTGTGCCACAGACAGCACATAGATCAGATCCAGGAAAAGCAATTCCATTCTCTTTTGTTCCTGTCAGACGAGATCAGGATGACTGCCAAGAACCTCAAGGGAATGATTACTCTGGTGTGGTTTGT includes:
- the STMN2 gene encoding stathmin-2, translated to MAKTAMAYKEKMKELSMLSLICSCFYPEPRNMNIYKYDDMEVKQINKRASGQAFELILKPPSPVSEAPRTLASPKKKELSLEEIQKKLEAAEERRKSQEAQVLKHLAEKREHEREVLQKALEENNNFSKMAEEKLILKMEQIKENREANLAALIERLQEKERHAAEVRRNKELQVELSG